One window of the Phragmitibacter flavus genome contains the following:
- a CDS encoding HAD-IA family hydrolase yields the protein MKHLFFDAAGTLIELRESVGQTYSRIAATHGLNVDPIQLQQNFRTAWKTHPPVLHETGPSPDDDRSWWQSLVATTFAITLGKPLPDTTLLPLFHDLYHHFESPNAWQLFPDVLPTLQSLAPNYPLHILSNFDRRLHSILHGLGIHHFFTTITLSSEVGASKPHPRIFAHAQTQADITDPTHCLLVGDDQQCDHDGALLAGWHPYLLDRPQHTLGDLLKFLSRPASSN from the coding sequence TTGAAACACCTGTTCTTCGACGCCGCCGGCACCCTTATCGAACTCCGTGAATCCGTCGGCCAAACCTATTCCCGCATCGCCGCTACCCACGGCCTCAACGTCGACCCCATCCAGCTCCAACAAAATTTCCGCACCGCATGGAAAACCCATCCACCCGTCCTCCACGAAACCGGACCCTCCCCCGACGACGACCGCTCCTGGTGGCAGTCCCTCGTCGCCACCACCTTCGCCATCACCCTGGGCAAACCTCTTCCCGACACCACTCTCCTCCCGCTCTTTCACGATCTCTACCATCACTTCGAATCTCCCAACGCCTGGCAGCTCTTTCCCGACGTCCTCCCCACCCTCCAAAGCCTCGCCCCAAACTACCCTCTCCACATCCTCTCCAACTTCGACCGCCGCCTTCACTCCATCCTCCACGGCCTCGGCATCCATCATTTTTTCACGACCATCACCCTCTCCAGCGAAGTCGGTGCCAGCAAACCCCACCCCCGCATCTTCGCCCACGCGCAAACCCAGGCCGACATCACTGACCCCACCCACTGCCTCCTCGTCGGCGACGACCAACAATGTGACCACGACGGCGCCCTGCTCGCCGGCTGGCACCCCTACCTCCTCGACCGCCCCCAACACACCCTCGGCGACCTTCTGAAATTCCTTTCCAGACCCGCCAGCTCCAATTGA
- a CDS encoding ABC transporter permease: MNYLSQIFSIALFNLRTIPQRTGSSITAAIGIAGVVAVLVGVLSIAEGFKKAMTSAGSPDVAIVLRKGSTDEMSSGISREQTRIIADAPGIARNAAGPITSAELFVIISLPKISTGTDANVPMRGVEPGAFDVRGTIKLLQGRRIEPGKNEIMVGAGAASSFAGLELGKTLEIGQNKWEVVGIFSANGGLAESEIWTDAGVLQPAYKRGTTFQSVYARLASPGAFQQFSDAVTKDPQLEVKTERLSDFYASQSDMLSNFITTIGTFIAGMMALGALFGALNTMYGAISTRTREIATLRALGFGSGPVVISVLVESLALALIGGTLGAALAYIAFNGMQTSTMNWQTFSQVTFAFAVTPALLLQAIIWASILGLLGGLFPAIRAARLPIASALRET; the protein is encoded by the coding sequence ATGAACTACCTCTCCCAAATCTTCTCCATCGCCCTCTTCAACCTGCGCACCATCCCCCAGCGCACCGGTTCCTCCATCACCGCCGCCATCGGCATCGCCGGGGTCGTTGCCGTCCTCGTCGGCGTCCTTTCCATCGCAGAAGGATTCAAAAAAGCCATGACTTCCGCCGGCAGCCCTGACGTCGCCATCGTCCTGCGCAAAGGTTCCACCGATGAAATGTCCAGCGGCATCAGCCGCGAACAAACCCGCATCATCGCCGACGCCCCCGGCATCGCCCGCAACGCCGCAGGACCCATCACCTCCGCCGAACTCTTCGTCATCATCAGCCTTCCCAAAATCAGCACCGGCACCGATGCCAACGTCCCCATGCGCGGCGTCGAACCCGGTGCCTTCGACGTCCGCGGCACCATCAAACTTCTTCAAGGCCGCCGCATCGAACCCGGCAAAAACGAAATCATGGTCGGTGCCGGAGCCGCCTCCTCCTTCGCCGGACTCGAACTCGGCAAAACCCTCGAAATCGGACAAAACAAATGGGAAGTCGTCGGCATCTTCAGCGCCAACGGCGGCCTTGCCGAATCTGAAATCTGGACCGACGCCGGTGTCCTCCAACCCGCCTACAAACGCGGCACCACCTTCCAATCCGTCTACGCCCGTCTCGCCTCCCCTGGAGCCTTCCAGCAATTCAGCGATGCCGTCACCAAAGACCCCCAACTCGAAGTCAAAACCGAACGCCTCTCCGACTTCTACGCCTCCCAGTCCGACATGCTCTCCAACTTCATCACCACCATCGGCACCTTCATCGCCGGCATGATGGCCCTTGGTGCCCTCTTCGGAGCCCTCAACACCATGTATGGCGCGATCTCCACCCGCACCCGCGAGATCGCCACCCTCCGCGCCCTCGGCTTCGGATCCGGCCCCGTCGTCATTTCCGTTCTCGTCGAATCCCTCGCCCTTGCTCTCATCGGCGGCACCCTCGGGGCCGCCCTCGCCTACATCGCCTTCAACGGCATGCAAACCTCCACCATGAACTGGCAAACGTTCAGCCAGGTCACCTTCGCCTTCGCCGTCACCCCTGCATTGCTCCTCCAGGCCATCATCTGGGCCAGCATCCTCGGCCTCCTCGGCGGCCTCTTCCCCGCCATCCGCGCCGCCCGACTCCCCATCGCGAGCGCCCTCCGCGAGACCTAA